A stretch of the Mycoplasmoides genitalium G37 genome encodes the following:
- the rpsI gene encoding 30S ribosomal protein S9: MDKKSFYGLGRRKSSTAKVYLYQSKDKGKITINHRNPSDYFPNKLVIQDMEQPLELTKLKDNFDINVVVKGGGFTGQAGAIRLGIVRALIKFNPDLKKLLKTKKLTTRDKRAKERKKFGLYGARRAPQFTKR; this comes from the coding sequence ATGGATAAAAAATCTTTTTATGGACTTGGTCGTCGTAAATCTTCTACTGCTAAAGTTTATTTATATCAAAGCAAAGATAAGGGTAAAATAACCATTAATCATCGTAATCCTAGCGATTATTTTCCAAATAAATTGGTGATTCAAGATATGGAACAACCCTTAGAGTTAACCAAACTTAAGGATAACTTTGATATCAATGTTGTTGTTAAAGGTGGAGGATTTACTGGGCAGGCAGGAGCCATTAGATTAGGTATTGTTCGTGCTTTAATAAAATTTAATCCAGATCTTAAAAAGTTATTAAAAACCAAAAAATTAACAACACGTGATAAGCGTGCTAAGGAACGCAAAAAATTTGGTTTATATGGTGCTAGACGTGCACCACAATTTACTAAGCGTTAG
- the rplM gene encoding 50S ribosomal protein L13: MQKTSMLTKEEAIKNRKWYLVDASGLVLGKLAVKAANLIRGKNKANFTPNQDCGDHLIIINSDQVVLTGNKKDNEFWYHHSQYMGGIKKTSGRDMINKNSDKLVFNAVKGMLPDNRLSRRLITKVHVFKNDKHNMEAQKPTLLNWS, translated from the coding sequence ATGCAAAAAACATCGATGCTTACAAAGGAAGAAGCCATTAAAAACAGGAAGTGGTATCTTGTTGACGCTAGTGGTTTGGTTTTAGGCAAATTAGCAGTTAAAGCTGCAAATTTAATTAGAGGAAAAAATAAAGCTAATTTTACTCCTAATCAAGATTGTGGAGATCATCTAATAATTATTAACAGTGATCAAGTGGTTTTAACTGGAAATAAAAAAGACAATGAGTTTTGATATCATCACTCTCAATACATGGGTGGAATTAAAAAAACTAGTGGAAGGGATATGATAAACAAAAATTCAGATAAACTTGTTTTCAATGCTGTTAAGGGAATGTTACCTGATAATCGTTTAAGCAGAAGATTAATAACTAAAGTACATGTTTTTAAGAATGATAAGCACAACATGGAAGCACAAAAACCAACATTACTTAATTGAAGTTAA
- the dnaX gene encoding DNA polymerase III subunit gamma/tau — protein MHQVFYQKYRPINFKQTLGQESIRKILVNAINRDKLPNGYIFSGERGTGKTTFAKIIAKAINCLNWDQIDVCNSCDVCKSINTNSAIDIVEIDAASKNGINDIRELVENVFNHPFTFKKKVYILDEAHMLTTQSWGGLLKTLEESPPYVLFIFTTTEFNKIPLTILSRCQSFFFKKITSDLILERLNDIAKKEKIKIEKDALIKIADLSQGSLRDGLSLLDQISNFSDSEKISITDVEKTFNIVDRNAKFTFIKAVLSGDIKEAFNLLDDFESNGLNFTYFLRELFALTVNLYAYAKLKNINVLDSTEKTMIETLNFEKQHYAFLIKAIEENTNFGLSQLTLIDRLKAIVISYNEFFNQKPLTISSPSNEKSLHLETEYLEKKKIKKSNHKQDQKHFSLFEKSFIDKSEKTPKNDEVTNNKFLDTSKLNLANIALAINAFNDNKWINHFQNLLSVFQTKFNDKDKQNNLSYFNNFIDKYSARDIVKATKIVKASSFGIVILFEDQKIAMRLWKEAIEEGNVQATIFQIFNQNLFLASFSEHQYKTTITEETKNQKYQTEVLNLTQLENLAKPFLKEKKRSLSQKMVDKYFKGLFEEK, from the coding sequence ATGCACCAAGTTTTTTATCAAAAATATCGGCCAATCAATTTCAAACAAACCCTAGGACAAGAATCGATAAGAAAAATCTTGGTGAATGCTATTAACAGGGATAAACTACCTAATGGTTATATCTTTTCAGGTGAAAGAGGAACAGGTAAAACTACTTTTGCAAAGATAATAGCAAAAGCGATAAACTGCTTAAATTGAGATCAAATTGATGTTTGTAATAGTTGTGATGTGTGTAAAAGTATTAACACTAATAGTGCCATTGATATAGTTGAGATAGATGCAGCTTCTAAAAATGGTATTAATGATATTAGAGAGTTGGTAGAAAATGTTTTCAATCATCCCTTCACATTTAAAAAAAAGGTTTATATTTTAGATGAAGCACACATGTTAACCACCCAATCATGGGGTGGCTTGTTAAAAACTTTAGAAGAATCACCACCTTATGTTCTTTTTATTTTTACAACTACTGAATTTAACAAGATTCCATTAACAATTTTGTCCAGATGTCAAAGCTTCTTTTTTAAAAAAATAACTAGTGATTTAATCCTTGAAAGATTAAATGATATAGCAAAAAAAGAAAAGATTAAGATAGAGAAAGATGCATTAATAAAAATTGCTGATTTATCCCAAGGTTCATTGCGTGATGGGCTTAGCTTACTAGATCAAATTAGCAATTTCTCTGATAGTGAAAAAATTAGTATTACTGATGTTGAAAAAACATTTAATATCGTTGATAGAAATGCAAAATTTACTTTTATTAAAGCAGTTTTATCAGGAGATATAAAAGAAGCATTTAACTTGCTTGATGATTTTGAAAGTAATGGTCTAAATTTCACTTACTTCTTAAGAGAGTTGTTTGCGCTAACAGTTAATTTATATGCGTATGCAAAACTAAAAAATATTAATGTTTTAGATTCAACTGAAAAAACAATGATAGAAACACTTAATTTTGAAAAGCAGCATTATGCGTTTTTAATTAAGGCCATTGAAGAAAATACTAATTTTGGTTTAAGTCAATTAACTTTAATTGATAGGCTAAAAGCTATTGTTATTAGCTATAATGAATTTTTTAATCAAAAACCTTTAACAATAAGCTCACCAAGTAATGAAAAATCTCTACACTTAGAAACTGAATATTTGGAAAAGAAAAAAATAAAAAAATCAAATCACAAACAAGACCAAAAGCACTTTTCTTTATTTGAAAAATCTTTTATAGATAAATCAGAAAAGACACCTAAAAATGATGAAGTTACTAATAACAAATTCTTAGATACAAGCAAACTAAATCTTGCCAATATTGCTCTTGCAATTAATGCATTTAATGACAATAAATGAATTAATCATTTTCAAAATCTTTTAAGTGTTTTTCAAACTAAATTTAATGATAAAGATAAACAGAATAATTTAAGTTATTTCAATAACTTTATAGACAAATATAGTGCTCGTGATATAGTGAAAGCAACCAAAATAGTAAAAGCTTCTTCATTTGGGATAGTTATCTTATTTGAAGATCAAAAAATTGCTATGAGACTTTGAAAAGAGGCAATAGAAGAAGGTAATGTACAAGCAACTATATTTCAGATTTTTAACCAAAATTTATTCTTAGCATCTTTTAGTGAGCATCAATATAAAACAACAATTACTGAAGAAACAAAAAATCAAAAGTATCAAACTGAAGTGTTGAACTTAACCCAATTGGAAAACTTAGCTAAGCCTTTTTTAAAAGAAAAGAAACGCTCTTTATCACAAAAAATGGTGGATAAATACTTTAAAGGACTTTTTGAAGAAAAGTAA
- the uvrA gene encoding excinuclease ABC subunit UvrA — MKPEWKNNDFIRVKGARENNLKNINIDIPKNQFVVITGLSGSGKSSLAFNTIYAEGRRRYLESLSSYARQFLGNSDKPDVDLIEGLSPAISIDQKTTSHNPRSTVGTVTEIYDYLRLLWARIGTPYCPNGHGSIQTQTINQIANQIFDLPNKSKVQLLAPTVKNQRGIFTNEFIKYKQLGFLRVLVDGQIYTLDDEIKLDKNTKHNISVVIDRIIINKDNQTYSRIVDSIETIDRLTNGKIEVLKEDGTILNFSKNHGCDKCGFSISELEPRLFSFNSPLGSCSYCKGLGFSYEPDVDKIIADSKLSINQGAIDIFKNIVHGTSLDWQRFLSLVNHYKIPLDKPIEQLDKSQLNLILEGSDEPIEIKTISNSGAKNIRFEHYEGIANLIKRRHLETNSQVSREWYSAYMSEITCKKCHGKKLIKDALSVKLGGIDIISFTELSIDKSIDFLLKLELNDEQKKIGELALKEIINRLSFLKNVGLDYLNLARRASTLSGGEAQRIRLATQIGSQLTGVLYVMDEPSIGLHQKDNMRLIKTMMVMRDLGNTLLVVEHDSETMLAADYLIDIGPKAGNEGGELVACGTPLQVMENSNSITGQYLSGKKQISIPKNRHSGNGKTIIIKGAKVNNLKNINVTIPLNKLVLITGVSGSGKSSLINQTLVPALERILYRKGVKKDTYKEIIGANNIDKIIVVSQDPIGRTPRSNPATYISVFDDIRDLFANTKEAKARGYTNSRFSFNVPGGRCDKCFGDGVIRIEMHFLPDVYVKCEVCNGKKYNSQTLEIKYLGKSIFDVLQMSCKEAYEFFKAIPNISRKLRLLCDVGLEYLQLGINVTFLSGGEAQRIKLSKFLQKKSTGKTLFVLDEPSTGLHLEDINKLLTIIQRIIKNGDTVVVIEHNLDIIKVADYIIDLGPEGGDNGGQIVAQGTPEQLINQVNKSYTAQYLSKILKPDSI, encoded by the coding sequence TTGAAACCGGAATGAAAAAATAATGATTTTATAAGGGTTAAAGGTGCTAGAGAAAATAACCTTAAAAACATTAACATTGATATCCCTAAAAATCAATTTGTTGTTATTACTGGTCTATCAGGATCAGGTAAATCTTCCTTAGCATTTAACACAATTTATGCTGAGGGGAGAAGAAGATATTTAGAGTCTCTATCTTCTTATGCACGCCAATTTTTAGGTAACAGTGATAAACCTGATGTTGATCTTATAGAAGGATTATCACCAGCAATTTCCATTGATCAAAAAACCACTTCACATAACCCACGTTCAACTGTGGGTACAGTAACTGAGATCTATGATTATCTAAGACTTTTATGAGCTAGAATTGGGACCCCTTATTGTCCTAATGGTCATGGTTCTATTCAAACGCAAACAATTAACCAAATTGCTAATCAGATTTTTGATTTACCTAATAAATCAAAGGTGCAATTATTAGCACCTACTGTTAAAAATCAGCGCGGCATTTTTACAAATGAATTTATTAAATACAAGCAATTAGGTTTTCTTAGAGTCTTAGTTGATGGCCAGATTTACACCTTAGATGATGAAATTAAACTTGATAAAAATACTAAACACAACATTAGTGTAGTGATCGATAGAATTATCATCAATAAAGATAATCAAACTTATTCAAGGATAGTTGATAGCATTGAAACCATTGATAGGTTAACTAATGGCAAGATAGAAGTTCTTAAGGAAGATGGAACAATATTAAATTTCAGCAAAAATCATGGTTGTGATAAATGTGGTTTTTCTATTAGTGAATTGGAACCAAGATTATTTTCCTTTAACTCCCCTTTAGGTTCATGTTCATATTGCAAAGGACTTGGTTTTAGTTATGAACCTGATGTAGACAAGATAATTGCTGATTCTAAACTTTCTATTAACCAAGGAGCCATTGATATTTTTAAAAATATTGTGCATGGAACTTCTTTGGATTGACAGCGCTTTTTATCTTTAGTTAATCACTATAAAATTCCATTAGATAAACCAATTGAACAGTTAGATAAGTCACAACTTAATTTAATTTTAGAAGGAAGTGATGAACCTATTGAAATAAAAACAATTTCCAATTCAGGTGCTAAGAATATCCGCTTTGAGCATTATGAAGGGATAGCTAATTTAATTAAAAGAAGACACCTAGAAACAAACAGCCAAGTAAGTAGAGAATGATATTCTGCATACATGTCTGAAATAACATGTAAAAAGTGTCATGGAAAAAAATTAATAAAAGACGCTTTAAGTGTTAAGTTAGGAGGAATTGACATTATTAGCTTTACTGAACTTTCCATTGATAAAAGTATTGATTTTCTATTAAAACTAGAGTTAAATGATGAGCAAAAGAAGATCGGTGAATTAGCTTTAAAAGAGATTATTAATCGTCTTTCTTTTCTTAAAAATGTTGGTTTAGATTATCTTAATCTTGCAAGAAGAGCTTCTACGCTGTCAGGTGGAGAAGCACAAAGAATTAGATTAGCTACCCAAATTGGTTCTCAACTTACTGGTGTTTTATATGTAATGGATGAACCTTCTATTGGATTGCATCAAAAAGACAATATGCGTTTAATTAAAACAATGATGGTAATGCGTGATTTAGGTAACACCTTATTAGTAGTTGAGCATGACAGTGAAACAATGTTAGCGGCAGATTATTTAATTGATATTGGTCCTAAAGCAGGTAATGAAGGTGGTGAATTAGTTGCTTGCGGTACACCTTTACAAGTAATGGAAAACTCAAACTCAATTACTGGACAATATCTTAGTGGTAAAAAACAAATCTCCATTCCAAAAAATAGACATAGTGGTAATGGTAAAACAATTATTATCAAGGGTGCTAAAGTTAATAATTTGAAAAATATTAATGTCACCATTCCTTTAAATAAATTGGTTTTGATAACAGGGGTTTCAGGTTCTGGAAAATCCTCTTTAATTAATCAAACATTAGTTCCAGCTTTAGAAAGAATTCTTTATCGTAAAGGTGTTAAAAAAGATACATATAAGGAAATAATTGGTGCTAACAACATTGATAAGATAATTGTTGTCTCTCAAGACCCAATTGGTAGAACACCACGTTCTAATCCTGCAACCTATATTAGTGTTTTTGATGATATTCGTGATTTATTTGCCAACACAAAAGAAGCTAAAGCAAGAGGATATACAAATTCACGATTTTCTTTTAATGTTCCAGGTGGTAGGTGTGATAAGTGTTTTGGTGATGGTGTGATTCGCATTGAAATGCATTTTTTACCTGATGTTTATGTCAAATGTGAAGTATGTAATGGCAAGAAGTACAATTCACAAACACTGGAAATTAAATATTTGGGAAAATCAATTTTTGATGTTTTACAAATGTCTTGTAAAGAAGCTTATGAATTTTTTAAAGCTATCCCAAATATATCACGTAAACTAAGGTTGTTATGTGATGTTGGTTTAGAATATTTGCAATTAGGTATTAATGTCACTTTTCTTTCAGGTGGGGAAGCACAGAGAATTAAGTTATCTAAGTTTTTACAAAAAAAATCTACTGGTAAAACTTTGTTTGTTTTAGATGAACCCTCTACTGGCTTACATTTAGAAGATATAAACAAACTATTAACAATAATTCAAAGAATCATTAAGAATGGTGATACAGTAGTTGTTATAGAACATAACTTAGATATTATTAAGGTTGCTGACTATATCATTGATTTAGGTCCTGAAGGTGGTGACAATGGTGGTCAAATTGTTGCTCAAGGAACACCTGAACAACTTATAAACCAAGTTAATAAATCTTATACTGCCCAATATTTGTCCAAAATTTTAAAACCAGATTCAATTTAA
- a CDS encoding MPN620 family protein, whose product MLKKISLFDNLEQWVDLSLLMIRTSFLDANYFGVAKLSLFKYGNYLIDNLNQAQWKTLSQVLQLNKQPYSGFLLVNNHQYLPLQKIKFNLCEEIDLRNKNKWLFPNSFSIFLKQDLSYKKDQNYFNLVNIPKQLKWFLGFNALNDLFRFSILKIENVNQKTSKVINQFFTSKFINSIYFEQVDFEYNNFLTLIEKNERELVDFNCMFFNQLFTFNNKVIKSFFERYYALNEQKNNLKNKLKIAAYEAKSRDNSYFEKLQIERAKQRLFDAKKTFSKQHKNALQLINSFTFSLIFSGWKIKWRSFFNFYRKRILEKKIVSKRIKTRILLLKEIKKMDLLSPKLLVETIDESINLVNKIFANIQNLYQEIISLKSGPNLNWKYQTINQELKIMSARFILTKKEVHEFLIKARLSFIKNFVKQSNNLYVHEKLVNELKENILLNQNHYRGKHNNSFSVLIQKTVFKQFIDTVQYAIGLISMRKSLETFNFAFQIKQYFYESLLANYQKINWQKYELNNLYFVLISLWNSLSKKFQQFFNKYEFLSCGSNDFIWNEGRSEPHFSLLKDKLKNDLNSPKWNFLVDKVINKYLDLNFETPVSFLLASRGFSSTTDTTNKETKNDLKQKLKKCKQKYKLLLKDINLVKWIFRDETNQKLQKIKFIMKRYCILNKTLHLRLKKTNKKIKRTFFIDSEECNINRLEASNKLYLNVLNSQLKTINFFLRSQKNLKKLNFINNINLLINQTKKNGISSWMLFSDLNKINKNESLKLYLLFKLLLNPKLLMINCCNDFTNHAYNFIRGLLISYQNKQGIALIFNDPNNKLVKNFSIKNIDFETGMKK is encoded by the coding sequence ATGCTAAAGAAAATATCTCTTTTTGATAATCTAGAACAGTGGGTTGATTTGTCATTATTAATGATTCGTACCTCCTTTTTAGATGCTAACTATTTTGGGGTTGCAAAGCTATCATTATTTAAGTATGGTAACTATCTCATTGATAATTTAAATCAAGCACAATGAAAAACCCTTTCACAAGTTTTACAGTTAAATAAACAACCCTATTCTGGGTTTTTGCTTGTTAATAACCATCAATATTTACCGCTTCAAAAAATTAAGTTTAATTTATGTGAAGAGATAGATTTAAGAAATAAAAATAAGTGGTTATTTCCTAATTCATTTAGCATTTTTCTAAAACAAGATTTAAGTTATAAAAAAGATCAAAATTACTTTAATTTAGTGAATATACCTAAACAGTTAAAGTGATTTTTAGGTTTTAATGCGCTTAATGATTTATTTAGGTTTTCAATTTTGAAAATTGAAAATGTTAATCAAAAAACTAGTAAAGTCATTAATCAGTTTTTTACATCAAAATTTATTAATTCAATCTACTTTGAACAAGTTGATTTTGAATACAATAATTTTTTAACTTTAATTGAAAAAAACGAAAGAGAACTTGTTGATTTTAATTGCATGTTTTTCAATCAATTATTTACTTTTAATAACAAAGTAATAAAAAGTTTTTTTGAGCGTTACTATGCATTGAACGAACAAAAAAATAACTTAAAAAACAAACTGAAAATAGCTGCTTATGAAGCTAAATCACGAGATAACAGTTATTTTGAAAAATTGCAAATTGAAAGAGCTAAACAAAGACTTTTTGATGCTAAGAAAACATTCTCAAAACAACATAAAAATGCTTTGCAATTAATTAATTCATTCACCTTTTCTTTAATTTTTAGTGGTTGAAAGATTAAGTGAAGAAGTTTTTTTAATTTTTATAGAAAAAGAATTTTAGAAAAAAAGATTGTATCTAAGCGGATTAAAACAAGAATTTTACTTTTGAAAGAAATTAAGAAAATGGATTTACTTTCTCCAAAATTACTTGTAGAAACTATTGATGAAAGTATTAATTTAGTCAATAAAATCTTTGCTAATATTCAAAATCTTTATCAAGAAATTATCAGCTTAAAATCAGGTCCTAATTTGAACTGAAAGTACCAGACAATTAATCAAGAACTTAAAATAATGTCTGCACGTTTCATTCTAACGAAAAAAGAGGTTCATGAATTTTTGATCAAAGCACGTTTATCTTTTATTAAAAATTTTGTTAAACAATCAAACAATTTGTATGTTCATGAAAAATTGGTTAATGAACTAAAAGAAAACATCTTATTAAATCAAAATCATTATAGAGGTAAGCATAATAACAGTTTTTCAGTTCTAATCCAAAAAACAGTTTTCAAACAGTTTATTGATACAGTGCAATATGCAATTGGTTTAATCAGCATGAGAAAAAGTTTGGAGACTTTTAACTTTGCATTTCAAATAAAGCAATATTTTTATGAAAGCTTATTAGCTAATTATCAAAAAATTAACTGACAAAAATATGAGTTAAATAACTTGTATTTTGTTCTTATTTCACTTTGAAATAGCCTAAGTAAAAAATTTCAACAATTCTTTAATAAATATGAGTTTTTAAGTTGTGGTTCTAATGATTTTATTTGAAATGAAGGACGTAGTGAACCACATTTTAGTTTGCTAAAAGATAAGTTAAAAAATGATTTAAACTCCCCAAAGTGAAATTTTCTAGTTGACAAAGTTATTAATAAATATTTAGATCTAAATTTTGAAACCCCTGTTAGTTTCCTGTTAGCATCACGCGGTTTTTCTTCAACAACAGATACAACAAATAAAGAAACCAAGAATGATCTAAAACAAAAGCTAAAAAAATGCAAACAAAAATACAAATTACTTTTAAAAGACATTAATTTAGTTAAGTGAATTTTTCGCGATGAAACAAATCAAAAGTTACAAAAGATTAAATTCATCATGAAAAGATATTGTATTTTAAACAAAACATTGCACTTAAGACTTAAAAAAACAAACAAGAAAATTAAGAGAACTTTTTTTATTGATTCAGAAGAGTGCAATATCAATCGTTTAGAAGCTTCAAATAAGCTTTATCTTAATGTTTTGAATTCACAATTAAAAACAATTAATTTCTTTTTAAGATCACAAAAAAATCTTAAAAAACTTAACTTTATTAACAACATTAATTTATTGATAAATCAAACCAAAAAGAATGGTATTAGCAGCTGAATGTTATTTAGTGATTTAAACAAAATTAACAAAAATGAAAGTCTAAAGCTTTACTTGCTATTTAAACTTTTGTTAAATCCTAAGTTACTAATGATAAACTGCTGCAATGATTTCACTAACCACGCTTATAATTTCATTCGTGGACTTTTGATCTCATATCAAAATAAACAAGGTATTGCGCTTATTTTCAATGATCCTAATAATAAGTTAGTTAAAAATTTTTCAATTAAAAACATTGACTTTGAAACCGGAATGAAAAAATAA
- a CDS encoding RNase J family beta-CASP ribonuclease translates to MAKIKFFALGGQDERGKNCYVLEIDNDVFIFNVGSLTPTTAVLGVKKIIPDFSWIQENQARVKGIFIGNAITENLGSLEFLFHTVGFFPIYTSSIGASIIKSKINENKLNIARDKLEIHELKPLETIEISNHSITPFKVSSSLPSSFGFALNTDNGYIVFIDDFIVLNDKNIAFENQLNQIIPKLSDNTLLLITGVGLVGRNSGFTTPKHKSLEQLNRIITPAKGRIFVACYDSNAYSVMTLAQIARMQNRPFIIYSQSFVHLFNTIVRQKLFNNTHLNTISIEEINNSTNSIVVLTSPPDKLYAKLFKIGMNEDERIRYRKSDTFIFMTPKVAGYEEIEAQILDDIARNEVSYYNLGREILSIQASDEDMKFLVSSLKPKYIIPTGGLYRDFINFTMVLKQAGAEQNQILILFNGEVLTIENKKLDSKKNELKLNPKCVDSAGLQEIGASIMFERDQMSESGVVIIIIYFDQKKSEFLNEITYSFLGVSLDVPEKDKLKTKMEELIKKQINDIKDFTTIKKRIGKEISKELKVSIKRAVMNLFTKMTSKAPLILSTIISI, encoded by the coding sequence ATGGCTAAGATTAAATTCTTTGCGCTCGGCGGTCAAGATGAACGTGGTAAAAATTGCTATGTGCTTGAAATTGACAATGATGTGTTTATCTTTAATGTTGGTAGCTTAACACCAACAACAGCAGTTTTAGGTGTTAAAAAAATTATTCCTGATTTTAGTTGAATTCAAGAAAATCAAGCAAGAGTTAAAGGTATTTTTATAGGTAATGCCATTACTGAAAACTTAGGATCATTAGAATTTTTGTTCCATACAGTAGGATTTTTTCCTATTTACACAAGTTCAATAGGCGCTTCTATAATTAAAAGCAAAATTAATGAAAACAAACTTAATATTGCACGTGATAAATTGGAAATTCATGAATTAAAACCACTTGAAACAATCGAAATTTCTAATCATTCTATTACCCCTTTTAAAGTATCAAGTTCTTTACCATCATCATTTGGATTTGCTTTAAATACTGATAATGGTTACATCGTTTTTATTGATGATTTCATTGTTTTAAATGATAAGAACATTGCTTTTGAAAATCAACTAAATCAAATTATCCCTAAACTTTCTGACAATACATTGTTATTAATAACAGGAGTTGGTTTAGTTGGTAGAAACAGTGGTTTTACAACACCTAAACACAAGTCATTAGAACAGTTAAACAGGATCATAACTCCAGCCAAAGGCAGAATATTTGTAGCTTGTTATGATTCAAATGCTTACAGTGTTATGACTCTTGCCCAGATTGCAAGGATGCAAAATCGTCCTTTTATTATCTATTCACAATCATTTGTGCATCTCTTTAACACAATTGTGCGTCAAAAATTGTTTAATAACACGCATTTAAATACCATTTCTATTGAGGAGATTAACAATTCAACCAACAGTATTGTTGTTCTCACCTCACCACCTGATAAGTTGTATGCTAAATTATTCAAAATTGGAATGAACGAAGATGAAAGAATTCGTTATCGTAAGAGTGATACTTTTATCTTTATGACTCCTAAAGTTGCTGGCTATGAAGAGATAGAAGCACAAATCCTTGATGATATTGCACGTAATGAAGTTAGTTATTACAACTTAGGTAGAGAAATCCTTTCTATCCAAGCAAGTGATGAAGATATGAAGTTTTTAGTTAGTTCTTTAAAACCAAAATATATTATTCCAACTGGTGGACTTTATAGGGATTTTATAAACTTCACAATGGTTTTAAAACAAGCTGGCGCTGAGCAAAATCAAATCTTAATTCTTTTTAACGGTGAAGTTTTAACTATTGAAAACAAAAAACTAGATAGCAAAAAAAATGAATTGAAATTAAATCCTAAGTGTGTTGATTCTGCTGGATTACAAGAAATTGGAGCTAGCATTATGTTTGAACGTGATCAAATGTCAGAATCTGGAGTTGTGATCATAATCATTTATTTTGATCAAAAAAAGAGTGAATTCTTAAATGAGATAACTTATTCTTTTTTAGGAGTATCTTTAGATGTACCAGAAAAAGATAAACTAAAAACAAAAATGGAAGAATTAATTAAAAAACAAATTAATGATATTAAGGATTTCACCACGATTAAAAAACGAATAGGTAAAGAAATTTCAAAAGAATTGAAGGTTTCTATTAAACGAGCAGTAATGAATTTATTCACCAAGATGACATCAAAAGCACCCTTAATTCTTTCAACTATTATTTCTATTTAA
- the rpsO gene encoding 30S ribosomal protein S15, whose amino-acid sequence MKIDKEQIIKAHQLHKNDVGSVQVQISILTDQIKKLTDHLLANKKDFISKRGLYTKVSKRKRLLKYLKERNIETYRDLIKNLNLRG is encoded by the coding sequence ATGAAAATTGATAAAGAACAAATCATTAAGGCTCATCAACTTCACAAAAACGATGTTGGCAGTGTGCAAGTACAAATCTCTATATTAACAGATCAGATTAAAAAATTAACAGACCACCTGTTAGCAAACAAAAAGGATTTTATTTCTAAGCGTGGTTTATATACAAAGGTATCAAAAAGAAAACGGCTACTTAAATATCTAAAAGAACGTAATATTGAAACCTACCGTGATTTGATTAAAAATTTAAACCTCCGGGGTTAA